In the Loxodonta africana isolate mLoxAfr1 chromosome 1, mLoxAfr1.hap2, whole genome shotgun sequence genome, one interval contains:
- the LOC135232988 gene encoding olfactory receptor 2W1-like: MGQNNHSSLHGFILLGFSDHPKLEIVLSGVVTIFYLITLVGNTAIILASLLDSHLHTPMYFFIRNLSFLDLCFTTSIIPQMLVNLWGSDKSITFVGCIIQLYVYMWMGSIECLLLAVMSYDRFTAICKPLHYLVIMNPHLCLKMIVMVWGVSLADSLVLCTLTLDLPRCENNILDHFLCELPAMVKISCVDTTAVEMSVFALGIVIVLTPLFLILISYGYIARAVLRMKSKAGQRKAINTCGSHLTVVSIFYGTIIYLYLQPGNSASKDQGKFLTLFYTIITPSLNPLIYTLRNKDMKSALKKLVKVDYKSTKM; the protein is encoded by the coding sequence ATGGGGCAAAACAATCATAGTTCTCTACATGGTTTTATTCTGCTTGGCTTCTCTGATCATCCCAAACTGGAGATAGTCCTGTCAGGAGTTGTCACCATCTTCTACTTAATTACATTGGTGGGTAACACAGCCATCATTCTTGCATCTCTCCTGGATTCCCATCTGCACACACCAATGTATTTTTTCATCAGGAATTTATCTTTCCTAGACCTGTGTTTCACCACCAGCATCATACCTCAGATGCTGGTTAACTTGTGGGGATCTGATAAGTCCATCACGTTTGTGGGCTGTATCATTCAACTCTATGTTTATATGTGGATGGGCTCCATTGAGTGCCTTCTCCTGGCTGTTATGTCCTATGATCGTTTTACAGCTATTTGTAAACCCCTGCATTATTTGGTAATCATGAACCCACATCTATGTCTCAAGATGATCGTCATGGTCTGGGGTGTTAGTCTGGCCGATTCTTTGGTATTGTGTACACTCACACTTGATTTACCTAGATGTGAAAACAACATTCTGGATCATTTCTTGTGTGAGTTGCCAGCTATGGTTAAGATATCATGTGTAGATACCACAGCAGTTGAAATGTCTGTTTTTGCTTTAGGCATTGTCATTGTCCTTACACCCCTCTTCCTGATTCTTATATCCTATGGTTACATTGCCCGAGCTGTGCTGAGAATGAAGTCAAAAGCAGGCCAACGAAAAGCAATTAATACCTGTGGATCTCATCTCACTGTGGTATCCATCTTCTATGGAACTATTATCTACTTGTACCTGCAGCCAGGTAACAGTGCCTCCAAAGACCAGGGCAAGTTCCTCACTCTCTTTTACACCATCATCACTCCAAGTCTCAACCCCCTTATCTACACCTTGAGGAATAAGGACATGAAGAGTGCACTCAAGAAGCTGGTGAAAGTTGATTATAAATCAACAAAAATGTAG